One genomic region from Homo sapiens chromosome 17 genomic scaffold, GRCh38.p14 alternate locus group ALT_REF_LOCI_2 HSCHR17_2_CTG5 encodes:
- the ARHGAP27 gene encoding rho GTPase-activating protein 27 isoform c (isoform c is encoded by transcript variant 3), whose translation MAADVVGDVYVLVEHPFEYTGKDGRRVAIRPNERYRLLRRSTEHWWHVRREPGGRPFYLPAQYVRELPALGNPAAAAPPGPHPSPAAPEPLAYDYRFVSAAATAGPDGAPEESGGRASSLCGPAQRGAATQRSSLAPGLPACLYLRPAAPVRPAQSLNDLACAAVSPPAGLLGSSGSFKACSVAGSWVCPRPLARSDSENVYEVIQDLHVPPPEESAEQVPPRALGRGGGWRARDRARTEPGRKETRSAQRRARRPPLSEDFG comes from the coding sequence ATGGCGGCGGACGTGGTGGGGGACGTGTACGTGCTGGTGGAGCACCCCTTCGAGTACACCGGCAAGGACGGGCGCCGCGTGGCCATCCGGCCGAATGAGCGCTACCGGCTGCTGCGGCGCAGCACCGAGCACTGGTGGCACGTGCGGCGTGAGCCCGGCGGCCGCCCCTTCTACCTGCCTGCGCAGTACGTGCGCGAGCTGCCCGCGCTGGGCAACCCTGCCGCCGCCGCGCCGCCAGGTCCCCACCCGAGCCCCGCGGCCCCTGAGCCGCTCGCCTACGACTACCGGTTTGTGAGCGCGGCGGCGACCGCGGGCCCCGACGGCGCCCCCGAGGAGTCCGGAGGCCGAGCCAGCTCCCTGTGCGGCCCTGCGCAACGCGGCGCCGCGACCCAGCGCAGCAGCCTGGCGCCCGGCCTGCCAGCCTGCCTGTACCTGCGGCCCGCGGCGCCCGTGCGGCCCGCGCAGTCCCTGAACGACCTGGCCTGCGCCGCCGTCTCGCCTCCCGCCGGCCTCCTAGGAAGCAGCGGCAGCTTCAAGGCCTGCAGCGTGGCGGGCTCCTGGGTGTGCCCGCGGCCTCTGGCGCGCAGCGACTCAGAGAACGTCTACGAGGTCATCCAGGACTTGCACGTCCCGCCGCCGGAGGAGAGCGCAGAGCAGGTACCTCCCCGGGCGCTGGGGCGCGGAGGCGGGTGGCGCGCTAGGGACCGCGCCCGCACGGAGCCGGGGCGCAAGGAGACCCGCTCCGCTCAGCGTCGGGCACGACGCCCACCTCTGTCCGAAGACTTCGGATGA
- the PLEKHM1 gene encoding pleckstrin homology domain-containing family M member 1 isoform X8, with amino-acid sequence MPLQTGLSNPFRGLMKLGTVERRGAMGIWKELFCELSPLEFRLYLSNEEHTCVENCSLLRCESVGPAHSDGRFELVFSGKKLALRASSQDEAEDWLDRVREALQKVRPQQEDEWVNVQYPDQPEEPPEAPQGCLSPSDLLSEPAALQGTQFDWSSAQVPEPDAIKESLLYLYMDRTWMPYIFSLSLEALKCFRIRNNEKMLSDSHGVETIRDILPDTSLGGPSFFKIITAKAVLKLQAGNAEEAALWRDLVRKVLASYLETAEEAVTLGGSLDENCQEVLKFATRENGFLLQYLVAIPMEKGLDSQGCFCAGCSRQIGFSFVRPKLCAFSGLYYCDICHQDDASVIPARIIHNWDLTKRPICRQALKFLTQIRAQPLINLQMVNASLYEHVERMHLIGRRREQLKLLGDYLGLCRSGALKELSKRLNHRNYLLESPHRFSVADLQQIADGVYEGFLKALIEFASQHVYHCDLCTQRGFICQICQHHDIIFPFEFDTTVRCAECKTVFHQSCQAVVKKGCPRCARRRKYQEQNIFA; translated from the exons ATGCCTCTTCAAACAG gactgTCCAACCCATTCCGGGGTCTCATGAAGCTGGGCACCGTGGAGCGGCGGGGGGCAATGGGCATCTGGAAGGAGCTCTTCTGCGAGCTCTCCCCGCTGGAGTTCCGCCTCTACCTGAGCAACGAGGAGCACACCTGTGTGGAGAACTGCTCGCTGCTTCGCTGTGAGTCTGTGGGGCCAGCCCATAGTGATGGGCGCTTTGAGCTGGTCTTCTCTGGCAAGAAGCTGGCCCTGCGCGCCTCCTCCCAGGACGAAGCTGAGGACTGGCTGGACCGGGTGCGGGAGGCCCTGCAGAAGGTCCGGCCTCAGCAGGAGGATGAGTGGGTGAACGTGCAGTAcccagaccagcctgaggaacCCCCCGAGGCGCCCCAGGGCTGCCTCTCTCCCTCAGACCTGCTCTCGGAGCCCGCGGCCCTCCAGGGCACACAGTTTGACTGGTCGTCCGCCCAGGTTCCAGAGCCAGATGCCATCAAGGAGTCCCTGCTGTACTTGTACATGGACAGGACCTGGATGCCCTATATATTTTCTCTGTCCTTGGAGGCTCTGAAATGTTTCCGCATCAGGAACAATGAGAAGATGCTGAGTGACAGCCACGGCGTGGAGACCATCCGGGACATCCTGCCAGACACCAGCCTTGGGGGCCCATCCTTCTTCAAAATCATCACGGCCAAGGCTGTCCTGAAGCTGCAGGCCGGAAACGCCGAGGAAGCCGCCCTGTGGAGGGATCTGGTCCGCAAAGTCCTGGCATCCTACTTGGAGACAGCCGAGGAGGCGGTGACCCTGGGCGGGAGCCTGGATGAAAACTGTCAGGAGGTGCTGAAATTTGCCACCCGGGAGAATGGCTTCCTGCTGCAGTACCTGGTGGCTATCCCCATGGAGAAAGGCCTTGACTCCCAAGGCTGCTTCTGCGCAG gctgctcccgGCAGATCGGCTTCTCCTTTGTACGACCCAAGCTCTGTGCCTTCTCTGGCCTCTATTACTGTGACATCTGCCACCAAGACGATGCCTCAGTGATTCCGGCCAGGATCATCCACAACTGGGACCTCACCAAGCGCCCG ATCTGCAGGCAGGCCCTGAAGTTTCTGACACAGATCCGGGCCCAGCCCCTCATCAACCTGCAGATGGTGAACGCGTCTCTGTACGAGCATGTGGAGCGGATGCACCTCATTGGGAGGAGACGGGAGCAGCTGAAGCTCCTGGGGGATTACCTGGGCCTGTGCCGGAGTGGCGCCCTGAAGGAGCTCAGCAAGAG GCTCAACCACAGGAATTATCTCTTGGAATCTCCGCATAGGTTCAGTGTTGCTGACCTCCAACAG ATCGCAGACGGGGTGTATGAAGGATTCCTCAAGGCCCTGATTGAATTTGCCTCCCAGCATGTCTACCACTGCGACCTGTGCACCCAGCGCGGCTTCATCTGCCAGATCTGCCAGCACCACGACATCATCTTCCCCTTTGAGTTTGACACCACAGTCAG GTGTGCCGAGTGCAAGACCGTCTTCCACCAGAGCTGCCAGGCTGTGGTGAAGAAGGGCTGCCCCCGCTGTGCCCGCCGGCGCAAGTACCAGGAACAGAACATTTTCGCCTGA